The following proteins are encoded in a genomic region of Kosakonia oryzae:
- a CDS encoding MFS transporter has translation MTASPITQSELTQQDASEALSLREKIGYGLGDAGGTVITCLITNFLTFFYTDVFGLTPALVGTLFMALRVFDAVSDPIMGIVADRTHSRWGRFRPWQLWIALPIGVVGVLTFTTPEVSMNMKIVWAFGTYLLLSISYTAINVPYCALINTMTSRHSEVIACQSWRFVLCGVAGFLVSVGLPWLVSILGKGNAAQGYQLGVGLLCSVAVVMFLCCFFWVHERVSLDSLGKFTLREHLAGLRQNDQLLLMLLMSFLLINVFNIRGGGYMYFITYVLQGGTAYTSLFFTMVTFASILGSVLVSPLSKRVDTVRLYYWTNIVLAALAIVMWFLPTGPAWQTVWLAVIFSNGIILGFTLPLHFALMAFADDYGEWKTRVRSSGMNFAFNLFCIKLAWASSAGIISLVFIFVAYHPGVGHQTPASLHGITSMETLLPALFHLLLAFTILACKLNNPLMARIASELRVRHAPV, from the coding sequence ATGACTGCTAGCCCGATTACGCAAAGCGAACTGACGCAGCAGGACGCGAGCGAAGCCCTTTCCCTGCGCGAGAAAATCGGTTACGGGCTGGGTGACGCCGGTGGCACGGTAATCACCTGCCTGATCACTAATTTTCTGACATTCTTCTACACCGATGTATTTGGTCTTACCCCGGCGCTGGTCGGGACGCTGTTTATGGCGTTGCGTGTATTTGATGCGGTATCCGATCCGATTATGGGCATTGTGGCTGACCGCACGCACAGCCGCTGGGGACGTTTCCGCCCATGGCAACTGTGGATTGCACTGCCGATTGGCGTGGTCGGTGTGCTGACCTTTACCACTCCTGAGGTCAGCATGAACATGAAGATCGTCTGGGCGTTCGGCACCTATCTGTTGCTTTCCATTAGCTATACCGCGATCAATGTGCCCTACTGCGCGCTTATCAACACCATGACCAGCCGCCACAGCGAAGTGATTGCCTGCCAGTCCTGGCGCTTTGTGCTGTGCGGCGTGGCGGGTTTTCTGGTCTCTGTGGGCTTGCCCTGGCTGGTATCCATACTGGGCAAAGGCAACGCCGCGCAGGGGTATCAACTGGGCGTAGGGCTTCTGTGTAGCGTGGCAGTGGTGATGTTTCTGTGCTGCTTTTTCTGGGTACACGAGCGCGTCTCACTGGACAGCCTGGGGAAATTTACCCTGCGTGAGCATCTGGCGGGGTTGCGCCAAAATGATCAGCTACTGCTGATGCTGCTGATGTCGTTCCTGCTGATCAATGTGTTCAACATTCGGGGTGGCGGCTATATGTACTTCATCACCTATGTGTTGCAAGGCGGTACGGCTTACACTTCGCTGTTTTTTACCATGGTGACGTTTGCCTCGATCCTGGGCTCGGTGCTGGTCAGCCCGCTCTCCAAACGCGTGGATACCGTCAGATTGTATTACTGGACTAACATCGTTCTGGCTGCGCTGGCAATCGTGATGTGGTTCTTGCCTACCGGCCCGGCGTGGCAGACTGTCTGGCTGGCGGTGATCTTTAGCAACGGTATTATTCTTGGCTTCACCCTGCCGCTGCATTTTGCGCTGATGGCTTTCGCCGATGACTACGGCGAGTGGAAAACCCGCGTGCGCTCCTCGGGGATGAACTTCGCCTTTAATCTCTTCTGCATCAAACTGGCCTGGGCCTCAAGCGCCGGGATCATCAGTCTGGTGTTTATTTTTGTCGCTTATCACCCAGGCGTAGGGCACCAGACGCCGGCATCGCTGCATGGCATTACCAGCATGGAAACCCTGCTGCCTGCTCTATTCCACTTGCTGCTGGCGTTCACTATTCTCGCCTGCAAACTCAATAACCCACTTATGGCGCGCATAGCCAGCGAGCTGCGTGTTCGCCATGCTCCGGTCTGA
- a CDS encoding glycoside hydrolase family 127 protein, translating into MSVMEVDLHKLKINDPFLGQYQQLVRDVVIPYQWDALNDRIAEADPSHAIENFRIAAGLQQGEFYGMVFQDSDVAKWLEAVAWSLCQQPNAELEKTADEVIELVAAAQCEDGYLNTYFTVKAPNERWTNLAECHELYCAGHMIEAGVAFFQATGKRRLLEVVCKLADHIDSVFGPGETQLHGYPGHPEIELALMRLHDVTQEPRYMALVNYFVEQRGTQPHFYDIEYEKRGKTSYWNTYGPAWMIKDKAYSQAHQPLAAQQTAIGHAVRFVYLMTGVAHLARLSNDEAKRQDCLRLWHNMAQRQLYITGGIGSQSSGEAFSSDYDLPNDSVYAESCASIGLMMFARRMLEMEADSQYADVMERALYNTVLGGMALDGKHFFYVNPLEVHPKTLRFNHIYDHVKPVRQRWFGCACCPPNIARLLTSLGHYIYTPRPDALYINLYIGNSIEVPVEDKVLRLRLSGNFPWQEKVVITVDSPSPVQHTLALRMPDWCDAPQVALNGVAVEKAVHKGYLHIHRRWQEGDTLTLTLPMPVRRIYGNPLVRHVAGKVAIQRGPLVYCLEQADNGEELHNLWLPHTATFKTFAGSGLFAHKVLIQAEGIKRTSANPEHALLWHYDHSPSTRQPQTLTFIPWFCWANRGEGEMRIWVNEE; encoded by the coding sequence ATGTCTGTGATGGAAGTCGATCTGCATAAACTGAAAATTAACGATCCCTTTTTGGGTCAGTATCAGCAACTGGTCAGGGATGTCGTCATCCCTTATCAATGGGATGCGCTGAACGATCGGATCGCCGAGGCGGATCCCAGCCATGCGATTGAAAATTTTCGTATCGCCGCCGGTCTACAGCAGGGAGAATTTTACGGCATGGTGTTTCAGGACAGTGACGTGGCGAAGTGGCTGGAAGCCGTCGCCTGGTCGCTGTGCCAACAACCGAATGCGGAACTGGAAAAAACCGCCGATGAGGTGATTGAACTGGTGGCCGCCGCCCAGTGTGAAGACGGCTATCTCAATACCTATTTCACCGTCAAAGCCCCCAACGAGCGCTGGACTAACCTGGCGGAATGTCATGAGTTGTATTGCGCCGGGCATATGATCGAGGCTGGAGTAGCCTTCTTTCAGGCCACCGGCAAACGCCGTCTGTTAGAAGTGGTATGTAAACTTGCCGACCATATCGACAGCGTGTTCGGGCCTGGTGAGACACAGTTGCACGGGTATCCAGGGCATCCCGAAATCGAGCTGGCGCTAATGCGCCTGCATGATGTCACGCAGGAGCCGCGTTATATGGCGCTGGTGAATTACTTCGTCGAGCAGCGCGGAACGCAGCCGCATTTTTACGATATCGAATATGAAAAGCGTGGCAAAACGTCGTACTGGAACACCTATGGCCCGGCATGGATGATAAAGGACAAAGCCTACAGCCAGGCGCATCAACCCCTTGCCGCGCAGCAAACCGCTATCGGTCACGCGGTGCGTTTTGTCTATCTGATGACCGGCGTGGCGCACCTGGCGCGGCTCAGCAACGATGAGGCAAAACGGCAAGACTGCCTGCGTTTATGGCATAACATGGCTCAGCGCCAGCTCTATATTACCGGCGGTATCGGTTCGCAAAGCAGCGGTGAAGCGTTCAGCAGCGATTACGATTTGCCGAACGACAGCGTGTATGCCGAAAGCTGCGCGTCCATTGGCCTGATGATGTTCGCCCGTCGTATGCTGGAGATGGAGGCGGACAGCCAGTATGCCGATGTGATGGAGCGAGCGCTGTATAACACGGTGCTGGGCGGCATGGCGCTGGACGGTAAACACTTCTTTTACGTTAACCCGCTGGAGGTTCACCCGAAAACGCTCCGCTTTAATCATATCTATGATCACGTTAAACCGGTTCGCCAGCGCTGGTTCGGTTGCGCCTGCTGCCCCCCTAATATCGCGCGTTTGCTGACCTCGCTCGGCCATTACATTTATACCCCACGCCCGGATGCGCTCTATATCAACCTTTATATCGGCAACAGCATTGAAGTACCCGTCGAGGATAAAGTTCTGCGGCTGCGCCTCAGCGGTAATTTCCCGTGGCAAGAAAAAGTGGTGATTACGGTGGATTCGCCGTCGCCGGTACAGCATACCCTTGCTTTACGCATGCCCGACTGGTGCGATGCGCCGCAGGTCGCGCTCAACGGCGTTGCGGTGGAAAAAGCGGTTCACAAAGGTTACCTGCATATTCACCGGCGCTGGCAGGAAGGCGATACCTTAACCCTGACGTTACCGATGCCAGTGCGTCGGATATACGGTAATCCGCTGGTGCGGCACGTTGCCGGAAAAGTGGCGATTCAGCGTGGGCCACTGGTGTATTGCCTTGAACAGGCTGATAACGGTGAGGAGCTGCATAACCTGTGGTTGCCGCACACCGCGACCTTCAAAACGTTTGCAGGCAGCGGCCTGTTTGCGCATAAAGTTTTAATTCAGGCCGAGGGCATTAAACGCACGTCAGCCAATCCCGAACACGCGTTGCTCTGGCACTATGATCATTCGCCATCAACCAGGCAGCCGCAGACATTAACCTTTATCCCGTGGTTTTGCTGGGCCAACAGAGGAGAGGGAGAGATGAGGATTTGGGTCAACGAAGAGTAA
- a CDS encoding helix-turn-helix transcriptional regulator: protein MLELSIAFPVRVQNGGLFISRGIGSHPARTLTSWEVIFVERGELHIREDDHLFNVQAGESLLLRPGHRHVGEGAFPADLKFYWLHFDWLQGVAEEGGDAALLSIPQYTRVSDPQYVISLFRQFLSEQENIRRNVALECILLLILQQIAAPGPQESGNDSPGMALAWRANQIIRTQFHLPITTSSLAKELHCNADYLGRVYSRVFRLTLTEAIHRQRVLTAEKLLLNNSLSLTEVARQCGFNDTTYFRQIFRKLTGVTPTGWKRLYCREHVNS, encoded by the coding sequence ATGCTTGAATTATCCATAGCGTTTCCGGTTCGTGTGCAAAATGGCGGGTTGTTCATTTCTCGCGGCATAGGGAGCCATCCCGCGCGCACGCTGACCTCATGGGAAGTTATCTTTGTGGAGCGCGGCGAGCTGCACATCCGCGAAGACGATCACCTGTTTAACGTACAGGCGGGCGAGAGTTTGCTGCTGCGTCCGGGGCATCGCCATGTGGGCGAGGGCGCTTTTCCCGCCGATCTCAAATTCTACTGGCTGCATTTTGACTGGCTGCAAGGCGTGGCCGAAGAAGGAGGGGATGCGGCGCTGCTGAGCATTCCCCAATATACGCGGGTGAGCGATCCGCAATATGTCATTTCCCTGTTTCGCCAGTTTCTCAGCGAGCAGGAAAATATTCGCCGCAACGTGGCGCTGGAGTGTATTTTGCTGCTGATCTTGCAACAGATTGCCGCTCCCGGCCCGCAGGAAAGCGGCAATGACAGCCCCGGAATGGCGCTGGCGTGGAGAGCCAATCAGATCATTCGCACCCAATTCCATTTACCGATCACCACGTCTTCGCTGGCCAAGGAGTTGCACTGCAACGCGGATTATCTGGGACGCGTCTACAGCCGCGTTTTTCGGCTGACGCTGACGGAAGCCATTCATCGCCAGCGCGTACTGACGGCGGAGAAGTTGCTGCTCAATAATTCGCTGTCGCTAACCGAAGTCGCTCGCCAGTGCGGATTCAATGACACCACTTACTTTCGGCAGATCTTCCGTAAACTGACCGGGGTGACGCCGACAGGCTGGAAACGCCTGTACTGTCGCGAGCACGTCAATTCGTAA